One Malaclemys terrapin pileata isolate rMalTer1 chromosome 21, rMalTer1.hap1, whole genome shotgun sequence DNA window includes the following coding sequences:
- the LINGO4 gene encoding leucine-rich repeat and immunoglobulin-like domain-containing nogo receptor-interacting protein 4: MVAGPFLDSPFSWACWHPLFFLALEALLTGSSWSCPSRCHCSSQDRSVFCNRRRLTTVPGGIPPESELLDLSKNRIRTLHQGMFSRLQPLKELDLSENIISNIEPGAFNSLQKLMTLRLKSNQLKIVPPGIFTGLPNLTILDISENKIVIFLDHSFKDLFHLRKLEAGDNHLVFISPQAFSGLLRLQQLTLEKCNLTSVPQLALSQLHHLVELRFQVLNISVLHNYSFQRLHRLNVLEINRWPFLATLEPRSLLGLNLTSLSITKCNLSAVPYEAFRHLVYLQYLDLSHNPISEIPGKRLSDLSRLQEFHLSGGRLATIATSAFQGLNSFRLLNVSGNALRTLEEGVFHSVGNLEILRLDRNPLACDCRLLWIIRRRRRLNFGGQQPACASPTTVKGKVFKDFSDVLLPSHFTCRKSKIPDKTPQQVSVEEGGKATLSCKGEGDPHPIVYWVSPHNIRLDSNHKGRMRVFADGTLEIDYALAQDSGTYHCVASNVAGNDTLLAHLRVSKPSAQLGNDSFLFSNSSEAFQPSLINVGTLVGVLAMGILPFLSSVAVCFVFIFFWSKSKGKVKHHATFEFVPHYPHAAWNKPRSSGGGGKFAMKLM, from the coding sequence ATGGTGGCTGGGCCTTTCCTAGACTCCCCCTTCTCTTGGGCTTGTTGGCATCCCCTGTTCTTCCTTGCCCTGGAGGCCCTTCTGACGGGATCCAGCTGGAGCTGCCCTTCCAGGTGCCACTGCTCCtcccaggacaggtctgtctTCTGCAACCGCCGGCGCCTGACCACCGTGCCGGGCGGGATCCCCCCAGAGTCTGAGCTCCTGGACCTGAGCAAGAACCGGATCAGGACCTTACACCAGGGCATGTTCTCCCGCCTGCAGCCCTTGAAGGAGCTGGACCTGAGCGAGAACATCATCTCCAACATCGAGCCCGGAGCCTTTAACAGCCTGCAGAAGCTGATGACCCTGAGGCTGAAGAGTAACCAGCTGAAAATCGTCCCCCCTGGAATCTTCACCGGCCTCCCTAACCTCACCATCCTTGACATCAGCGAGAACAAGATCGTCATCTTCCTGGACCACTCCTTCAAAGACTTGTTCCACCTTAGGAAGCTGGAGGCCGGGGACAACCACCTGGTCTTCATCTCACCGCAAGCCTTCAGCGGGCTCCTCCGCCTGCAGCAGCTCACCCTGGAGAAGTGCAACTTGACGAGCGTGCCCCAGCTCGCCCTCTCCCAGCTTCACCACCTGGTCGAGCTCCGGTTCCAGGTGCTCAACATCAGCGTCCTCCACAACTACTCCTTCCAGAGGCTGCACCGTTTGAACGTGCTGGAGATCAACCGCTGGCCTTTCCTGGCGACGCTGGAGCCCCGCAGCCTCTTGGGACTGAACTTGACCTCCTTGTCCATCACCAAGTGCAACCTCAGCGCCGTCCCTTACGAGGCGTTCAGGCATTTGGTTTATCTCCAGTACCTGGATCTCTCCCACAACCCCATCTCGGAGATCCCTGGCAAGAGGCTGAGCGACCTTTCACGCCTTCAGGAATTCCACCTCTCCGGAGGCAGGCTGGCCACCATCGCCACCAGTGCCTTCCAAGGACTCAACTCCTTCCGGCTGCTCAATGTCTCGGGCAACGCCCTGAGGACCTTGGAAGAAGGGGTCTTCCACTCGGTGGGGAACCTGGAGATCCTGCGGTTAGACAGGAACCCCCTGGCCTGTGACTGCCGGCTCCTATGGATTATCCGAAGGCGACGCAGGCTTAACTTCGGAGGGCAGCAGCCCGCCTGCGCCAGCCCCACGACGGTCAAAGGGAAAGTCTTCAAGGACTTCTCCGACGTCCTCCTGCCCAGTCACTTCACCTGCAGGAAGTCTAAGATCCCAGACAAGACGCCTCAGCAGGTGAGCGTGGAAGAGGGGGGCAAAGCAACCCTGAGCTGCAAGGGCGAAGGGGATCCACACCCCATCGTCTACTGGGTGTCACCTCATAACATCCGCCTGGATTCCAACCACAAGGGGCGGATGAGGGTCTTCGCAGATGGCACCTTGGAGATTGACTATGCCTTAGCCCAGGACAGCGGCACCTACCACTGCGTTGCCAGCAACGTAGCAGGGAACGACACGTTGCTGGCGCACCTGCGCGTGAGCAAGCCCTCCGCCCAGTTGGGCAACGACTCCTTCCTGTTCTCCAACAGTTCGGAGGCCTTCCAGCCGTCCCTCATCAACGTGGGCACGCTGGTGGGAGTCTTGGCCATGGGCATCCTGCCGTTCCTCAGCTCGGTCGCCGTCTGTTTCGTCTTCATCTTCTTCTGGAGCAAGAGCAAAGGGAAGGTCAAGCATCACGCCACCTTCGAGTTCGTCCCTCACTATCCCCACGCGGCCTGGAACAAGCCAcgcagcagcggcggcggcggcaagTTTGCCATGAAACTCATGTGA